Proteins encoded by one window of Nicotiana tabacum cultivar K326 chromosome 10, ASM71507v2, whole genome shotgun sequence:
- the LOC142164940 gene encoding uncharacterized protein LOC142164940, which yields MASAKMSSRLVLLCIVCVFVQTTFARKLLQFPSGNILGFGGIDQIIGNVAGGGGGGGGGGGGGSDGGNGWGIGGGGGFFSGPGSAGGGGGGGGGGGGGGVNGGSGKGFGIGGGSGSGSNGGGGGGGGGGGGGGGGEDGGNGFGGGAGQGYGVGVVATLDPTIEN from the exons A TGGCAAGTGCAAAGATGAGTAGCAGGTTGGTTCTTTTATGTATTGTCTGTGTTTTTGTGCAAACAACATTTGCGAGGAAGCTTCTACAATTTCCATCCGGAAACATCCTCGGCTTTGGCGGAATTGACCAAATTATCGGAAATGTTGCCGGCGGCGGCGGTGGAGGAGGCggcggaggaggaggaggttcaGATGGTGGAAACGGTTGGGGAATTGGAGGTGGAGGTGGCTTTTTTAGTGGACCAGGCAGTGCTGGCGGCGGCGGCGGTGGCGGCGGCGGTGGCGGAGGAGGAGGTGTGAATGGTGGATCTGGTAAGGGGTTTGGAATTGGCGGGGGTAGTGGATCAGGTAGCAATGGAGGTGGTGGTGGCGGTggcggaggaggaggaggaggcggCGGCGGTGAAGACGGTGGAAATGGTTTTGGTGGCGGAGCTGGTCAAGGCTATGGAGTGGGAGTAGTGGCGACTCTTGATCCTACTATTGAAAATTGA